A single genomic interval of Mucilaginibacter boryungensis harbors:
- a CDS encoding sialate O-acetylesterase has protein sequence MMHQVNTTFEKYRQLIKTAFIALFTCAALTSYSTIRVPNIIGSNMVLQQKSDVKLWGWGEPNEKVVIITSWDNKTYPTVTVTGNATWELTIKTPVAGGPYIIKLNGSNSIVLTNVLIGEVWVCSGQSNMEMSGTWGLQDIKAELPKAKNNNIRFFHMAKASAPYPQQDCIGEWVICDSASLRTFSATGYFFGKNLNSKLNLPVGLIQSCWSGSSADVWTPDSIINNDPILKEATKKIAVNGQVPNIAGYVYNAMIAPITNYAVAGVIWYQGENNSHVASIYQRLFTSMIDAWRGAFHKNLPFYFVQVAPFKYQQKNWGALIREAQTASMKHPNTGMVITTDLTSDTNNVHPADKHDVGLRLANWALAETYHQPGIVYKSPLYASLSIKKDKAIITVDNAEHGLTINGKQATQLYIAGSDKIFYPANARLKNNQMIVWSDKVKEPVAVRYEFSNTAIGNIFSKDGLPLGPFRTDSWPVENEYKFNTN, from the coding sequence ATGATGCATCAAGTTAATACAACATTTGAAAAATATCGCCAGCTTATAAAAACTGCATTTATTGCATTGTTTACCTGTGCAGCTTTAACAAGCTACAGCACTATCCGGGTGCCAAATATTATTGGCAGTAACATGGTTTTGCAACAAAAAAGCGATGTAAAACTTTGGGGTTGGGGCGAGCCGAATGAAAAAGTGGTTATTATAACATCATGGGATAATAAAACCTATCCTACGGTTACCGTTACGGGAAATGCCACCTGGGAGCTTACTATTAAAACGCCGGTTGCTGGCGGCCCGTACATTATCAAATTAAACGGTAGCAATAGTATTGTACTTACTAATGTTTTAATAGGTGAAGTTTGGGTATGCTCGGGGCAAAGTAATATGGAAATGTCGGGTACATGGGGGTTGCAGGATATCAAGGCCGAATTACCCAAAGCTAAAAACAATAATATCCGCTTTTTCCATATGGCAAAGGCATCGGCGCCTTATCCGCAGCAAGACTGTATAGGAGAATGGGTAATTTGCGACAGTGCGAGTCTGCGCACGTTTAGCGCAACCGGTTATTTTTTTGGTAAAAATTTAAACAGCAAATTAAACTTGCCGGTTGGGTTAATACAATCATGCTGGTCTGGCTCATCAGCCGATGTCTGGACACCTGATAGTATTATTAACAACGATCCCATTTTAAAAGAAGCGACAAAGAAGATAGCAGTTAACGGACAGGTGCCTAATATAGCCGGTTATGTTTATAACGCTATGATAGCGCCTATTACTAATTACGCCGTCGCCGGTGTTATCTGGTACCAGGGTGAAAATAATTCCCATGTGGCATCAATTTACCAGCGCTTATTTACATCTATGATTGATGCATGGCGTGGGGCCTTTCATAAAAATTTGCCTTTTTATTTTGTACAGGTTGCACCTTTCAAATATCAGCAAAAAAATTGGGGGGCTTTAATCCGTGAAGCCCAGACCGCAAGTATGAAGCACCCTAACACCGGAATGGTGATCACTACCGACCTTACCAGCGATACCAACAATGTACACCCTGCTGATAAACACGATGTGGGCCTCAGGTTAGCCAACTGGGCCCTGGCCGAAACCTACCATCAGCCTGGTATTGTATATAAAAGTCCGTTATATGCAAGCCTGAGTATAAAAAAGGATAAAGCAATTATAACTGTTGATAATGCCGAACATGGTTTAACCATAAATGGTAAGCAGGCAACCCAATTGTATATAGCAGGAAGTGATAAAATATTTTATCCCGCCAATGCGCGCCTTAAAAACAACCAAATGATTGTTTGGAGCGATAAGGTAAAAGAGCCGGTAGCTGTGCGATATGAATTTAGCAATACCGCTATAGGGAACATTTTCAGTAAAGATGGCCTTCCGCTTGGGCCATTTCGTACAGATAGCTGGCCTGTTGAAAATGAATACAAGTTTAATACAAACTGA
- a CDS encoding glycoside hydrolase family 3 N-terminal domain-containing protein — translation MKVLINILLLLLPAAIFAQGGKLNTVTEKKIDKLLASMTIQEKVGQMTQIAVESLLKTTSGHLVEPNELDLEKLTRCIKTYKVGSILNIGDRAQTIENWRQRIATIQQMALSERLKIPVLYGIDAIHGNNYTLNAVMFPQQIAQAATFNRELVKKGAAITAYETRASFIPWTFSPVLDLGRRPQWPRIYETFGEDPYLVSELGKAMVTGYQGNDAAIDKYHIAACLKHYMGYSMPLSGHDRTPAWIPERELREYFLPSFATAVKAGAKTVMVNSAEINGVPVHINKHILTDILKNELQFKGFALSDWQDIQFLYQRHHVAKDDKEAVMMAINAGIDMSMVPVDYTFCDDLVALVKEHKVTMARIDDAVRRILRVKIELGLFEDPIVSANNYPEFGSVVHQKANDEITAECITLLKNQNNLLPLTTGKKILVTGPAANSMRALNGGWSRKWQGDNSNETEQDKNTIYKAIQNVFGTANVDYAEGSRFTEQTDLGTTISKAKNADVIILCLGENSYAETPGNINDLTLPTAQIELATALKATGKPIVLILTEGRPRIVSAIEPYCEAVIQAYLPGNSGGNVLAGVLAGKINPSGKLPYTYPRYPNSLHNYYRKYTEELSIDVNAGYNPQWEFGYGLSYTSFKYSNLKLSRNKLTGDKPINITVDITNTGNYTGKEAVLLFVSDLVASITPEVKRLRGFEKISLDPGETKTVTFIIAASQLSFINNNLKRVTEPGDFMLSVGGLKTGFTYLPINKN, via the coding sequence ATGAAAGTATTAATTAACATTTTATTGCTATTGCTTCCCGCTGCCATTTTTGCGCAAGGTGGCAAGCTAAATACCGTAACTGAAAAAAAGATAGATAAGCTTTTAGCCAGCATGACCATACAAGAGAAGGTTGGACAAATGACCCAGATCGCCGTCGAATCACTTTTGAAAACTACATCAGGCCATTTGGTTGAACCTAACGAACTGGATTTGGAAAAGCTTACCCGTTGTATTAAAACATATAAGGTTGGGTCTATATTAAACATTGGGGATAGGGCCCAAACTATAGAAAATTGGCGTCAGCGTATTGCAACTATCCAGCAAATGGCCTTGAGCGAGCGATTAAAAATACCAGTACTGTATGGTATTGATGCCATCCACGGGAATAATTATACGCTTAATGCAGTGATGTTTCCCCAACAAATTGCCCAGGCTGCCACGTTTAATCGCGAACTTGTAAAAAAAGGGGCTGCAATTACAGCTTATGAAACCAGGGCATCGTTTATCCCCTGGACATTTAGCCCGGTGCTTGACCTTGGCCGCCGTCCGCAATGGCCGCGCATTTACGAAACTTTTGGTGAAGATCCGTATCTGGTTTCTGAATTAGGAAAAGCTATGGTAACCGGGTACCAGGGAAATGATGCAGCTATCGATAAATATCATATTGCGGCTTGTTTAAAACATTATATGGGCTACAGCATGCCGCTTAGCGGGCATGACCGTACCCCGGCCTGGATACCCGAAAGGGAACTGCGTGAATATTTTCTGCCATCGTTTGCGACAGCTGTTAAGGCAGGAGCAAAAACTGTAATGGTTAACAGCGCCGAAATAAATGGCGTACCAGTACATATCAACAAACATATCCTTACAGACATATTAAAAAATGAGCTGCAATTTAAAGGGTTTGCGCTTAGCGACTGGCAGGACATTCAATTTTTGTATCAGCGGCACCATGTGGCAAAAGATGATAAAGAAGCCGTGATGATGGCTATTAATGCTGGTATTGATATGAGTATGGTACCGGTAGATTACACATTTTGCGATGACCTTGTAGCACTGGTGAAAGAGCATAAAGTGACTATGGCCCGCATAGACGACGCTGTTCGGCGGATTTTAAGAGTGAAAATAGAACTGGGGCTTTTTGAAGATCCAATAGTGAGTGCTAATAATTACCCCGAGTTTGGAAGTGTTGTGCATCAAAAAGCCAACGATGAAATAACCGCTGAATGTATTACATTGTTAAAAAACCAAAACAACTTACTACCGTTAACAACAGGAAAAAAAATTTTGGTAACTGGGCCCGCCGCAAATTCAATGCGGGCACTAAACGGGGGCTGGTCGCGTAAGTGGCAGGGCGATAATAGTAATGAAACCGAGCAAGATAAAAATACCATTTATAAAGCTATCCAAAATGTATTTGGTACAGCTAATGTAGATTATGCCGAAGGTTCAAGGTTTACAGAACAGACAGATTTAGGCACCACTATAAGCAAAGCCAAAAACGCCGATGTGATTATATTATGCCTTGGCGAAAATAGTTATGCCGAAACGCCAGGCAATATAAACGATTTGACCTTGCCAACTGCGCAAATTGAACTGGCCACGGCTTTAAAAGCTACCGGTAAACCCATAGTATTGATACTTACAGAAGGCCGCCCCCGCATAGTTTCGGCTATCGAACCATATTGTGAAGCTGTTATTCAGGCCTACCTGCCTGGTAACTCGGGTGGCAATGTATTGGCCGGGGTTTTGGCCGGCAAAATAAACCCAAGCGGGAAACTCCCTTATACCTATCCGCGCTATCCTAACAGCTTGCATAATTACTACCGTAAGTATACCGAAGAATTAAGTATTGATGTTAATGCCGGTTACAACCCACAATGGGAATTTGGTTACGGATTAAGTTATACTTCATTTAAATACAGTAATCTAAAATTAAGCAGAAATAAATTAACCGGGGATAAGCCCATTAATATAACGGTAGATATTACTAATACCGGGAATTATACGGGGAAAGAAGCTGTATTGCTTTTTGTAAGCGATCTGGTAGCATCCATCACCCCTGAAGTTAAACGGCTTCGCGGATTTGAAAAGATCAGCCTGGATCCAGGTGAAACAAAAACCGTAACATTTATAATAGCGGCCAGCCAGCTTTCTTTTATTAATAATAATCTTAAACGTGTTACTGAACCCGGAGATTTTATGCTATCGGTAGGTGGTTTAAAAACGGGATTTACATATCTGCCAATAAATAAAAACTAA
- a CDS encoding family 20 glycosylhydrolase produces the protein MKYYILILLLVCPAYVNGQDNTLSIIPEPASVVTMPQSFKLNSKKYITYNDATAKGTAGLLNEFLFTNYGFRLKRISSKTTSGQGSISIRHDHKSKAESYELIVRQKGIRLTGDAAGIFYGLQTLQQIFPLEKTNTIILPGVQIKDEPRFAYRGLMLDVSRHFFPVSYIKKFLNIMAQYKFNNFHWHLTDDQGWRIEIKKYPELQHIGAWREPTSLEEDSPQIKNGRYGGYYTQKQIKEVVAYALARHINIVPEIEMPGHSNAALASYPNLGCINQQYKVLTGGTISSNVYCVGNDDVFKFLQDVIDEVVALFPGKYIHIGGDETPKDRWKQCAKCQARIKAEGLKDENELQSYFVQRIEKYINSKGRRMIGWDEILEGGLAPNATVMSWRGETGGIEAARLHHDVIMTPYTFVYFDYYQGRQRELEPHATGAYLPLSKVYSYDPVPSSLTEDQRKYIKGVQANTWAEQIPNEAHADYMVYPRALAVAEIGWSPATKKNYTNFLQKLSVRLASLDQQQVNFRIPEPVGLKDSVALNDHIEIKLQSAVSNATVYYTTDGTTPTVNSSKNNQGINLLLPDNKPVVVKAITILPSGRQSTVYQATYVKKP, from the coding sequence ATGAAATATTATATCCTCATATTGTTATTGGTATGCCCGGCCTATGTTAACGGGCAGGACAATACGCTATCTATTATTCCCGAACCTGCTTCTGTAGTAACTATGCCACAAAGTTTTAAGTTAAATTCCAAAAAATATATAACCTATAATGATGCCACTGCTAAAGGAACTGCCGGCTTGTTAAATGAGTTTCTTTTTACAAATTATGGCTTCCGTTTAAAACGCATTTCTTCAAAAACAACTTCCGGCCAGGGAAGTATCAGCATACGGCATGATCATAAGTCGAAGGCTGAAAGTTATGAGCTGATTGTCAGGCAAAAAGGCATCAGGCTTACTGGCGATGCAGCAGGTATATTTTATGGATTGCAAACATTGCAGCAAATTTTCCCGCTTGAGAAAACTAATACGATAATCTTGCCAGGCGTACAGATCAAAGATGAACCCCGTTTCGCTTATCGTGGGCTGATGCTTGATGTAAGCCGTCATTTTTTTCCGGTTAGCTATATTAAAAAGTTCCTAAATATAATGGCGCAGTATAAGTTCAATAACTTCCACTGGCATTTAACTGATGATCAGGGTTGGCGTATCGAGATAAAAAAATACCCCGAATTGCAGCATATCGGAGCGTGGCGCGAGCCAACATCGCTGGAAGAAGACTCCCCGCAGATAAAAAATGGACGTTACGGTGGTTACTACACTCAGAAACAAATTAAAGAGGTGGTTGCCTATGCATTAGCCAGGCACATCAACATTGTACCCGAAATAGAAATGCCTGGCCATTCTAATGCCGCTTTAGCTTCATATCCCAATTTGGGGTGTATCAACCAGCAATATAAAGTATTGACAGGCGGAACCATTAGTTCAAATGTGTATTGTGTAGGTAATGACGATGTATTTAAATTCCTTCAGGATGTTATTGACGAGGTTGTTGCGCTATTCCCGGGAAAATATATTCATATAGGTGGTGATGAAACCCCGAAAGACCGTTGGAAGCAATGTGCCAAGTGCCAGGCACGGATAAAAGCTGAAGGCTTGAAGGACGAAAACGAGTTGCAAAGCTACTTTGTACAGCGGATAGAGAAATATATTAATAGTAAGGGCCGCCGGATGATAGGCTGGGATGAAATACTTGAAGGAGGGCTTGCCCCCAATGCCACGGTAATGAGCTGGCGTGGGGAAACAGGAGGAATAGAAGCCGCGCGCCTTCATCACGATGTGATAATGACCCCATATACTTTTGTTTATTTTGATTATTACCAAGGGCGTCAGCGCGAGCTTGAACCACACGCTACAGGCGCTTACCTGCCATTATCTAAAGTATATAGCTATGATCCCGTACCTTCATCGCTTACGGAAGACCAAAGGAAATATATTAAAGGCGTGCAGGCGAATACCTGGGCTGAACAGATACCCAATGAAGCCCATGCAGATTATATGGTTTACCCCCGGGCCCTGGCTGTGGCCGAGATTGGCTGGTCGCCAGCGACAAAAAAGAACTATACTAATTTTTTGCAAAAGCTATCTGTGCGTTTGGCGTCATTGGATCAGCAACAAGTAAACTTCCGTATTCCCGAACCTGTGGGTTTAAAAGATTCAGTTGCCCTGAATGATCACATTGAAATTAAACTGCAATCAGCTGTATCAAACGCAACGGTGTATTATACAACGGATGGTACCACACCTACTGTTAATAGTTCTAAAAACAACCAGGGCATTAACCTACTACTGCCAGATAATAAACCGGTAGTTGTAAAAGCTATTACTATACTTCCTTCTGGCAGGCAAAGTACTGTTTACCAGGCTACATATGTTAAGAAACCATGA
- a CDS encoding glycoside hydrolase family protein, producing the protein MKQIVVNKISGIVFLCICTVTAFAQKSKVSYVPVIDGDWWNITTNPDLGKYTSPKQEPVDFGIWQAADGSLQLWSCIRGTKAGGYTRLFYSWEGKNITDTNWAPKGIAMEGDTTMGEAKSGLQAPFVLKERNTYYMFYGDWNRICLAKSKDGKKFERVLNKDHSPALFSGPMANTRDPMVLKVADTFYCYYSAHLAKNDPAIPIKSAVFCRWSKDLKTWSDPVIVSDGGSAAKQTSWYGGASECPFVVKVNDQYVLFRNQNYGPKGLNTQYSSLDPLNFGIDNDQYQVSQLNVAAPEIIKIKDQYYIVALKPHLDGMRVAKLKFIKQEN; encoded by the coding sequence ATGAAGCAAATAGTTGTAAATAAAATATCGGGGATTGTTTTTTTATGCATATGCACAGTAACGGCATTCGCTCAAAAAAGCAAAGTTAGCTATGTGCCTGTAATAGATGGCGATTGGTGGAATATCACCACTAATCCCGATCTGGGAAAATATACATCGCCAAAACAAGAGCCGGTTGATTTTGGCATTTGGCAGGCGGCGGATGGCAGTCTGCAGCTTTGGTCGTGTATCCGCGGTACAAAAGCGGGGGGCTATACCCGGCTGTTTTATAGTTGGGAAGGGAAAAATATTACAGATACCAATTGGGCCCCCAAAGGTATAGCTATGGAAGGTGATACTACAATGGGCGAGGCTAAAAGCGGTTTACAGGCACCTTTTGTATTAAAGGAACGCAATACATACTACATGTTCTACGGCGATTGGAACCGCATTTGCCTGGCTAAAAGCAAAGATGGTAAAAAGTTTGAACGCGTATTAAATAAAGATCATTCACCAGCTTTATTTAGTGGCCCCATGGCCAATACCCGCGACCCAATGGTGCTTAAAGTAGCTGATACATTTTATTGCTATTACAGCGCGCACCTGGCCAAAAATGACCCGGCTATCCCTATTAAATCAGCTGTTTTTTGCAGATGGTCAAAAGATTTGAAAACATGGAGTGACCCGGTAATTGTTTCGGACGGTGGATCGGCTGCCAAGCAGACCAGCTGGTATGGAGGTGCCTCCGAATGCCCTTTTGTAGTGAAAGTCAATGATCAATACGTTCTGTTTCGTAATCAAAACTATGGTCCCAAAGGCTTAAATACGCAATACAGTTCATTAGATCCGTTGAATTTTGGGATAGATAATGACCAATACCAGGTAAGCCAACTTAATGTGGCAGCGCCGGAGATCATTAAAATTAAGGATCAGTACTATATAGTGGCGTTAAAGCCGCATTTGGATGGCATGCGTGTGGCAAAACTAAAGTTCATAAAACAAGAAAACTGA
- a CDS encoding GH116 family glycosyl hydrolase, which produces MKEETNRRSFIKKVAIGTVGATTIPSFLFAEPSVAGDAEKEGVKPSAQKKRLYNAPYTGQYLNRIAFPIGGIGAGMFCLEGTGAISHMSVRNNPEIFNEPAMFAAINIKGHTNAIKVLEGQVPAWKKFGQHNAGLGGTAGATWGLPRFENAEFKANFPFANVILTDKDIPLNISIIGWSPFIPTDADNASLPVGGLEYVLKNNSKNTEEGIFSYHSRNFMSQPDTKNSIKAMPNGFVLSAEGTANDPQKQGDFAIYTNEPAIINYCWFRGGWFDGLTMAWNSVKAGEVVSNKPVEKDAPGASLYIPFKLKPGEQKTIRLMMAWYVPNTKLKLGEVQPVFKEKADKDPLLKYHKPWYSSKFKDIEAVTSYWTSNYVDLLQKTDLFTDSFYKSTLPPEVIEAVAANLTILKSPTVLRQYDGRFWAFEGSGDSWGSCHGSCTHVWNYAQAISHLFPSLERSLRDTEFHESQNDDGHQMFRSNLPITPVVHNFHAASDGQLGGIMKVYREWRISGDNEWMANIYPKVQASLDYCIKTWDPQGKGVVAEPHHNTYDIEFWGPTGFATSFYLGALKSLATMGKFLKKDVQRYETLYARGKQFMESELYNGEYFVQKIQWEGLKAPNPTKVQSFHTDYTPEAIAVLEKQGPKYQYGAGCLSDGVMGGWLSRMCGLGDPMDPEKTRKHLLAVHKYNLKTNLREHANPQRSTYAIGNEGGLLLCSWPKGGLLSLPFVYSNEVWTGIEYQVASHLMLMGEVEKGLDIVRACRNRYDGEIRNPFNEYECGHWYARAMSSYGMLEGLTGVRYDAVDKTLHINSKVGDFTSFLSTATGFGTVSLKAGQPSIKVAYGKIPVDKVVVSGIVKKLA; this is translated from the coding sequence ATGAAAGAAGAAACCAACCGTCGTTCGTTTATAAAAAAGGTAGCTATTGGCACTGTAGGCGCCACTACTATCCCGTCCTTTTTATTTGCAGAACCGTCCGTTGCAGGGGATGCGGAAAAAGAGGGGGTTAAGCCATCGGCTCAAAAAAAACGACTTTATAATGCACCCTATACCGGTCAATATTTAAACCGCATAGCGTTTCCTATTGGCGGTATTGGCGCAGGTATGTTTTGTTTAGAGGGTACGGGTGCTATCTCACATATGTCAGTACGTAATAATCCTGAAATATTTAACGAGCCTGCCATGTTTGCGGCTATAAATATAAAGGGCCATACCAACGCAATTAAAGTGCTGGAAGGACAGGTGCCTGCATGGAAAAAATTTGGCCAGCATAATGCGGGTTTAGGTGGTACAGCAGGTGCTACCTGGGGATTGCCAAGGTTTGAAAATGCCGAATTTAAAGCCAATTTCCCATTTGCCAATGTTATTTTGACTGATAAGGATATTCCGCTAAATATAAGTATAATAGGTTGGAGCCCATTTATACCAACAGATGCCGATAATGCCAGCTTGCCCGTTGGCGGGTTAGAATATGTTTTAAAAAACAACAGTAAAAACACTGAAGAAGGTATTTTTTCCTACCACAGTCGTAACTTTATGAGTCAGCCGGATACAAAAAACTCCATAAAGGCAATGCCAAATGGGTTTGTGTTATCGGCAGAGGGTACCGCTAACGATCCGCAAAAGCAGGGAGATTTCGCGATTTACACTAATGAGCCTGCAATTATTAATTACTGCTGGTTCCGTGGCGGTTGGTTTGATGGACTTACCATGGCCTGGAATAGTGTAAAAGCAGGAGAGGTAGTTAGTAATAAACCTGTTGAAAAAGATGCGCCCGGCGCCTCGTTGTACATTCCTTTTAAATTAAAACCCGGGGAGCAGAAAACTATCAGGCTGATGATGGCCTGGTATGTGCCTAATACCAAACTGAAGTTGGGTGAAGTGCAGCCTGTTTTTAAAGAAAAGGCCGATAAGGACCCCTTGCTAAAATACCATAAACCATGGTATAGCAGCAAATTTAAAGATATAGAGGCTGTTACCAGCTACTGGACCAGCAATTATGTTGATCTGTTACAAAAAACGGATCTTTTTACCGACTCATTTTATAAAAGTACCCTGCCACCTGAAGTAATTGAAGCCGTAGCAGCTAATCTGACTATTTTAAAGTCGCCAACTGTATTGCGGCAATATGACGGTCGTTTTTGGGCCTTTGAAGGTAGCGGTGATAGCTGGGGGAGTTGTCATGGTTCGTGTACGCATGTATGGAATTATGCGCAGGCCATATCGCATCTGTTTCCATCGCTGGAAAGAAGCTTACGAGATACAGAATTTCATGAAAGCCAGAACGACGATGGGCATCAGATGTTCAGATCTAATTTGCCTATAACACCTGTAGTACACAATTTCCATGCAGCATCTGACGGGCAGTTAGGCGGCATTATGAAAGTATATCGCGAGTGGCGAATCAGTGGTGATAATGAATGGATGGCCAATATATATCCAAAGGTGCAGGCCAGTCTTGATTATTGTATTAAAACCTGGGACCCGCAAGGCAAAGGAGTAGTCGCAGAGCCACATCACAATACCTATGATATTGAATTTTGGGGACCAACCGGTTTTGCCACCAGTTTTTATCTGGGCGCGTTAAAGTCCCTTGCCACTATGGGCAAATTTTTGAAAAAAGATGTACAACGTTATGAAACTTTATATGCCAGGGGCAAACAATTCATGGAGTCGGAATTATACAACGGCGAATACTTTGTGCAAAAAATTCAATGGGAAGGATTGAAAGCACCTAATCCAACCAAAGTACAATCGTTTCATACAGATTATACGCCGGAAGCTATTGCTGTGCTTGAAAAACAAGGCCCCAAATATCAATACGGCGCGGGATGTCTTTCAGATGGAGTGATGGGAGGCTGGCTATCGCGCATGTGTGGTTTAGGCGATCCAATGGATCCTGAAAAAACCAGGAAGCATTTATTAGCAGTGCATAAGTATAATTTAAAGACGAATTTACGGGAACATGCTAATCCACAGCGCTCAACCTATGCCATTGGTAATGAAGGGGGGCTGTTACTTTGTTCGTGGCCCAAAGGAGGGCTGCTGTCACTGCCATTTGTTTATAGTAATGAAGTGTGGACAGGTATTGAATATCAAGTGGCATCGCACCTGATGCTGATGGGCGAAGTTGAAAAAGGACTTGATATTGTGAGGGCTTGTCGTAACAGGTACGATGGTGAAATACGGAACCCATTTAATGAATATGAATGCGGCCACTGGTATGCCCGGGCCATGTCAAGCTATGGTATGTTGGAAGGTTTAACAGGGGTGCGCTATGATGCTGTCGACAAAACTTTGCATATCAATTCTAAAGTAGGCGATTTTACAAGTTTTCTTTCAACCGCTACTGGTTTTGGTACGGTTTCGCTTAAAGCGGGGCAGCCTTCAATTAAAGTGGCATATGGTAAGATACCGGTTGATAAAGTTGTTGTTTCAGGTATAGTAAAAAAACTGGCATAG
- a CDS encoding glycoside hydrolase family protein yields the protein MKKSLFLYVMMLITNVVSAQKVSYEIPEIAGPFVHIFNPNDTRSKEDTTWYTNDHCFIKGDDGTWHAYGIIGHHPIQPWGGETKFFHITAGSLKQQKWEDHDYALTVKPGVERVLWAPYVYKDKGIYYMFYNIGNMQKDAPNYASWGGLCMATSTDLTTWNRHPLNPLFSDAGHARDSYIMKYKNKYYYYYTRTYNEVDHRSVVALRTGPDLFHWSGPKVVHVQPYVVNWGGDAESSFVVNRKGIFYLFICRAMTKYNQTDVYWSKDPESFPRENLVCTLPVHAAEIINDKKEGWFISNTGWDKKGLFLAPLQWKANN from the coding sequence ATGAAAAAGAGTTTGTTTTTATATGTAATGATGCTGATAACTAATGTGGTGTCGGCGCAAAAAGTTAGTTATGAAATACCCGAAATAGCCGGACCATTTGTGCATATCTTTAATCCAAACGATACCCGCTCTAAAGAAGACACGACATGGTATACCAACGATCATTGCTTTATAAAAGGAGATGATGGCACCTGGCATGCTTATGGTATCATTGGTCATCATCCTATCCAGCCTTGGGGTGGCGAAACTAAGTTTTTTCATATAACTGCAGGCTCGCTAAAACAGCAAAAATGGGAAGATCATGATTACGCACTTACTGTAAAACCTGGTGTAGAACGGGTTTTATGGGCGCCTTATGTTTATAAGGATAAGGGTATTTATTACATGTTTTACAACATAGGCAATATGCAGAAAGACGCACCAAATTATGCTTCGTGGGGTGGGTTATGCATGGCTACAAGTACCGATTTAACTACCTGGAACCGGCATCCCCTGAACCCACTTTTTAGCGATGCAGGCCATGCGCGGGATTCGTATATTATGAAATACAAAAACAAATACTACTATTATTACACCCGTACTTATAACGAGGTTGACCACCGTTCGGTTGTGGCATTAAGAACAGGGCCTGATCTGTTTCATTGGAGCGGGCCTAAAGTTGTACATGTGCAGCCTTATGTAGTAAATTGGGGGGGCGATGCAGAGAGTTCGTTTGTAGTTAATCGAAAAGGTATTTTTTACTTGTTTATTTGCCGTGCTATGACCAAATACAACCAAACAGATGTGTACTGGTCAAAGGACCCGGAAAGTTTTCCACGCGAAAACCTGGTTTGTACACTTCCGGTGCATGCTGCGGAAATAATCAACGATAAAAAAGAGGGATGGTTTATTTCTAACACAGGCTGGGACAAGAAAGGTTTATTCCTGGCGCCGTTGCAATGGAAGGCTAACAATTAA